From one Bacteroides intestinalis DSM 17393 genomic stretch:
- the gpmI gene encoding 2,3-bisphosphoglycerate-independent phosphoglycerate mutase, whose translation MSKKALLMILDGWGVGDQGKDDVIFNTPTPYWDSLLATYPHSQLQASGENVGLPDGQMGNSEVGHLNIGAGRIVYQDLVKINRACADNSIMKNPGIVSAFSYAKENGKNIHFMGLTSNGGVHSSFDHLFKLCDIAKEYGVDNTFVHCFMDGRDTDPKSGKGFIEQLTAHCEKSAGKIASIVGRFYAMDRDKRWERVKVAYDLLVNGEGKVATDMVQAMQESYDEGVTDEFIKPIVNGNFDGTIKEGDVVIFFNYRNDRAKELTVVLTQQDMPEQGMHAIPGLQYYCMTPYDASFKGVHILFDKENVQNTLGEYLAAQGKTQLHIAETEKYAHVTFFFNGGRETPYDAEERILVPSPKVATYDLKPEMSAYEVKDKLVEAINTQKFDFIVVNYANGDMVGHTGIYDAIEKAVKAIDECVKDTVEAAKANDYEVIIIADHGNADHALNEDGTPNTAHSLNPVPFVYVTENKNAKVENGVLADVAPSILHILGMAQPAEMTGKDLIK comes from the coding sequence ATGAGTAAGAAAGCCCTTTTAATGATTCTTGATGGCTGGGGTGTCGGCGATCAGGGTAAAGACGATGTGATTTTCAATACACCTACTCCGTACTGGGACAGTCTGCTGGCTACGTATCCTCATTCACAGCTTCAGGCAAGCGGTGAGAATGTTGGTTTGCCTGATGGTCAGATGGGTAACTCGGAAGTCGGACACCTCAATATCGGTGCAGGACGTATCGTATATCAGGACCTGGTGAAGATTAACCGCGCATGTGCCGACAATAGCATTATGAAGAATCCGGGAATCGTTTCTGCTTTCTCTTATGCTAAAGAAAACGGTAAGAATATTCACTTTATGGGATTGACTTCCAATGGTGGTGTTCACAGCTCATTCGACCACTTATTCAAACTTTGCGATATTGCTAAAGAATATGGTGTTGACAATACATTCGTTCATTGTTTCATGGATGGTCGTGATACTGACCCGAAGAGCGGCAAGGGCTTTATTGAGCAACTGACTGCACATTGTGAAAAGTCGGCAGGTAAGATTGCTTCTATTGTAGGCCGTTTCTATGCAATGGACCGTGATAAACGTTGGGAACGTGTGAAGGTAGCTTATGATTTGCTGGTAAACGGTGAAGGTAAAGTTGCCACTGATATGGTTCAGGCTATGCAGGAGTCTTATGACGAAGGTGTAACGGATGAATTCATCAAGCCGATTGTAAATGGTAACTTCGATGGAACTATTAAAGAAGGTGATGTAGTTATCTTCTTCAACTATCGTAACGACCGTGCAAAAGAGTTGACAGTAGTGCTGACTCAACAGGATATGCCTGAACAGGGTATGCATGCTATTCCGGGCTTGCAATATTATTGCATGACTCCGTATGATGCATCATTCAAGGGTGTACATATCCTTTTCGATAAAGAAAATGTTCAGAATACATTGGGCGAATATTTGGCAGCTCAAGGCAAAACTCAATTGCACATTGCTGAAACAGAGAAGTACGCTCACGTAACTTTCTTCTTTAACGGTGGTCGTGAAACTCCGTACGATGCTGAAGAACGCATCCTGGTTCCGTCTCCGAAAGTAGCCACTTACGACTTGAAGCCGGAAATGAGTGCGTATGAAGTAAAGGATAAATTAGTGGAAGCTATCAACACTCAGAAGTTTGATTTCATCGTTGTGAACTATGCGAATGGTGATATGGTAGGACATACTGGTATCTATGACGCCATTGAAAAAGCAGTGAAAGCTATCGATGAATGTGTGAAAGATACAGTAGAAGCAGCTAAAGCTAACGATTATGAAGTTATCATCATTGCTGACCACGGCAATGCAGATCATGCACTGAACGAAGATGGTACTCCGAATACGGCTCACTCTTTGAATCCGGTTCCTTTTGTATATGTAACGGAGAATAAGAATGCTAAAGTAGAGAATGGTGTTTTGGCAGATGTTGCTCCTTCTATCCTTCACATTCTGGGTATGGCACAGCCGGCTGAAATGACAGGAAAAGACTTGATTAAGTAA
- a CDS encoding SusC/RagA family TonB-linked outer membrane protein, whose amino-acid sequence MGKIKKYSLIQRAALLALLFVCLVPLSSLAQTIQLTGTVTDTKGETLIGASVLEKGTTNGCITDIDGNFTLTVAPNATMVISYVGYVPQEIPLKGQKTLTVTLKDDTEMLDEVVVVGYGTMKKSDMTGAISSVKSEDLMKRATTSATEALQGKIAGVSVLKSGGNAGASISVKIRGIKTMGDNEPLYIIDGYPGDINTINPQDIESMEILKDGAAAAIYGSVAANGVVIVSTKNGKEGELKISFNTYMTVNSVAKKFDMLNADGYLKVHNMMYENAEKGKPGYLTYKNGQNPTGADTDWQDEMLRTGIAQNYYVNLIGGSEVAKYSLSYGHADEKGIFRGNSYIQDNARLKLNAHKYIFDFDAGLNFKVTQSKQPQYTLKEMYSISPLIPVYDENQTYGYGLTDMSVDGVKMEFPTNRNVMADDHYKDRKYTGYDITGNIGLTVKFAPWLTFKTSYTYNGYYYNDRYHRAKYEANAQEPSLYPYNYEYNSYYRNQTFENVLTFMKDFGKHSITAMVGNSIISAHQDKSSVSVEGKKTEYDVVNGGLTSSEVPGGFFDPTSPTIDAGIGGTFTGSGTFYDYNRASFFGRFNYSYASRYLLQVTLRSDGSSKFGKNNRWGTFPSVAVGWRLSEEDFFPKNTPISNLKFRASWGRLGSESALGNYYAPTMTNSNTQWMSYIQGGNAWAGMSNLYLVNDDLRWETTDTKNIGFDFGLFNNKLSGSVNYYYNTTEDLLIEKVMAPSAGIYNPTVNVGKMVNKGFELELNYGNSISDFDYNIGLNLSTIHNEMLEADPNQVLYGSAWKGNGHFVTQTLKGYPVASFWLYQTDGIFQSDAEAAAYVNSKGERLQPDAKAGDIRFKDVDNNGSIDSGDKVYSGSGIPKVEANLSFSGSYKNFDLSFQFGSAWGHKLYNVNRLYYEGMDAGRNYFTSTLDAWTPGNTGADIPRAVLGDPNENTRESDRFLENGNFVRLRQLQLGYTLSKAVAKKMYLEKCRLYVSGENLFTITKYSGIDPEFSSSILNTGVDSFVYPFTRSFVVGLQVIF is encoded by the coding sequence ATGGGTAAAATTAAAAAGTATTCCTTAATACAAAGAGCCGCTTTGTTGGCCTTGCTCTTTGTATGTTTGGTACCGCTAAGCTCTTTAGCACAAACCATCCAATTAACCGGTACAGTAACCGACACCAAAGGAGAAACTCTCATTGGCGCCAGTGTTTTGGAAAAAGGTACAACCAATGGTTGCATTACCGACATCGACGGTAACTTTACACTGACTGTTGCTCCTAATGCGACAATGGTAATCTCTTATGTGGGCTATGTGCCGCAGGAAATTCCTCTGAAAGGACAGAAAACATTAACAGTAACTCTGAAAGATGATACTGAGATGCTGGATGAAGTAGTAGTCGTAGGCTATGGTACAATGAAGAAAAGCGATATGACCGGAGCCATTTCTTCGGTGAAATCGGAAGATTTGATGAAACGTGCCACTACCAGCGCCACCGAAGCACTGCAAGGTAAAATAGCCGGTGTAAGCGTACTTAAATCCGGTGGTAATGCAGGTGCAAGCATCTCCGTAAAAATCCGTGGTATCAAAACGATGGGAGATAACGAACCACTTTATATCATCGACGGTTATCCCGGCGACATCAACACCATCAACCCGCAGGATATCGAATCCATGGAAATCTTGAAAGACGGTGCAGCCGCTGCAATCTATGGTTCGGTAGCAGCCAACGGCGTTGTGATTGTCAGTACAAAGAATGGCAAAGAAGGAGAACTGAAAATCTCATTCAATACATACATGACGGTCAACTCCGTAGCAAAAAAATTCGATATGCTTAATGCAGACGGATATTTGAAAGTACACAATATGATGTACGAAAATGCAGAAAAAGGCAAGCCGGGCTACCTGACTTACAAAAATGGACAGAATCCTACAGGTGCCGACACGGACTGGCAGGACGAGATGCTGCGCACCGGTATTGCACAAAACTACTACGTAAACCTTATCGGCGGTTCGGAAGTTGCCAAATACTCCCTGTCTTATGGCCATGCTGATGAAAAAGGTATCTTCAGAGGTAACTCTTACATTCAAGACAACGCACGCCTGAAGCTGAATGCACATAAATACATCTTTGACTTTGACGCAGGCCTGAACTTCAAAGTTACGCAAAGCAAGCAACCGCAGTATACCCTGAAAGAAATGTACTCCATCTCTCCGCTGATACCTGTTTATGATGAAAACCAAACTTATGGATACGGTCTGACAGACATGTCCGTAGATGGTGTAAAAATGGAATTCCCCACCAACCGTAATGTGATGGCGGACGACCACTATAAAGACAGGAAATATACCGGCTACGACATCACCGGTAACATCGGCCTAACCGTGAAGTTTGCCCCATGGCTTACTTTCAAGACAAGCTATACATACAACGGTTACTACTATAACGACCGTTACCACCGTGCCAAATACGAAGCAAATGCACAGGAACCGAGTCTTTATCCGTATAATTACGAATACAACTCTTACTATCGTAACCAAACTTTCGAGAATGTGCTAACTTTCATGAAAGACTTCGGTAAACATTCTATTACCGCCATGGTGGGTAACTCCATCATTTCCGCCCATCAGGACAAAAGTTCCGTGAGCGTGGAAGGAAAGAAGACCGAATATGATGTAGTGAACGGTGGCTTGACCTCAAGCGAAGTCCCAGGCGGTTTCTTCGACCCCACCTCCCCCACTATCGATGCCGGTATAGGCGGCACATTTACGGGTTCAGGTACTTTCTACGATTACAACCGTGCCTCTTTCTTCGGACGTTTCAACTATTCATACGCCAGCCGCTACCTGCTACAAGTGACATTACGCTCGGATGGTTCTTCCAAGTTCGGTAAGAACAACCGTTGGGGTACATTCCCTTCTGTAGCTGTGGGTTGGAGACTCAGCGAAGAAGACTTCTTCCCGAAGAACACACCTATCAGCAACCTGAAGTTCCGTGCCAGCTGGGGACGCTTGGGTAGCGAAAGTGCACTTGGCAACTACTATGCCCCGACCATGACCAACAGCAATACCCAATGGATGAGTTACATTCAGGGCGGCAATGCCTGGGCAGGTATGTCCAACCTCTATTTGGTAAACGACGATTTACGTTGGGAAACCACCGATACCAAAAACATCGGCTTCGACTTCGGACTGTTCAACAACAAACTGAGCGGTAGCGTCAACTACTATTACAACACCACAGAAGACCTGCTTATCGAAAAAGTCATGGCACCTTCCGCCGGTATCTACAATCCCACAGTCAATGTAGGAAAGATGGTGAACAAAGGTTTTGAACTCGAACTGAATTACGGAAACAGCATAAGCGATTTTGACTATAACATCGGGCTCAACCTCTCCACTATCCACAATGAAATGCTCGAAGCAGACCCGAACCAGGTACTCTACGGTTCGGCATGGAAAGGAAACGGCCATTTCGTAACTCAAACTCTGAAAGGCTACCCGGTAGCCAGCTTCTGGTTATACCAGACAGACGGTATCTTCCAAAGCGATGCAGAAGCTGCCGCTTATGTAAACAGCAAGGGCGAACGCCTCCAACCGGATGCAAAAGCCGGTGATATCCGCTTTAAGGATGTGGACAACAACGGCAGCATCGACTCAGGCGATAAGGTATATTCCGGTTCCGGTATTCCTAAAGTAGAGGCTAACTTGTCATTCAGCGGTTCTTACAAGAACTTCGACCTCTCCTTCCAGTTCGGCAGCGCATGGGGGCACAAGCTTTACAACGTAAACCGCCTGTACTACGAAGGAATGGATGCCGGCAGAAACTACTTCACAAGCACGCTGGACGCATGGACTCCCGGAAATACGGGAGCAGACATCCCAAGAGCCGTGCTGGGTGACCCGAACGAGAATACCCGCGAGTCCGACCGTTTCCTCGAAAATGGAAACTTTGTCCGCCTGCGTCAATTGCAGTTAGGATATACTTTATCCAAAGCAGTGGCAAAGAAGATGTATCTTGAGAAATGCCGCCTCTACGTCAGTGGAGAAAACTTGTTCACGATTACCAAATACTCCGGCATCGACCCAGAATTCTCTTCCAGTATCCTGAATACCGGTGTCGACTCCTTTGTATATCCGTTTACCCGCTCTTTCGTAGTAGGTTTACAAGTTATATTCTAA
- a CDS encoding DUF3109 family protein: MIQIGDVVVSFDVLREKFLCDLNACKGACCVEGDAGAPVELDEIEKLEEVLPVIWDELSPEAHVILEKQGVVYTDCEGDLVTSIVNNKDCVFTCYDEKGCCYCAIEKAYREGKTDFYKPVSCHLYPIRVGNYGGYKAVNYNRWDVCKAAVLLGRKKNLPVYKFLKEPLIRKFGEDWYAELELVAEEMKKQNML; the protein is encoded by the coding sequence ATGATACAGATAGGTGATGTAGTGGTGAGTTTTGATGTGCTGCGTGAGAAGTTCCTTTGTGATCTGAATGCTTGTAAGGGTGCCTGTTGCGTTGAAGGCGATGCCGGTGCTCCCGTCGAATTGGATGAGATTGAAAAACTGGAAGAAGTACTTCCGGTAATTTGGGATGAACTCTCGCCCGAAGCGCATGTCATATTAGAGAAGCAAGGGGTTGTTTATACCGATTGCGAAGGTGATCTGGTAACCTCTATTGTTAATAATAAAGATTGTGTCTTTACTTGCTATGATGAGAAAGGATGTTGTTATTGTGCTATTGAGAAGGCTTATAGGGAAGGCAAGACAGATTTTTATAAACCTGTATCCTGCCATCTGTATCCAATTAGGGTAGGGAACTATGGGGGGTATAAGGCGGTGAACTATAACCGTTGGGATGTATGCAAAGCCGCTGTATTGTTAGGACGGAAGAAGAATCTGCCGGTATATAAGTTCCTGAAAGAGCCGTTGATACGCAAATTCGGTGAAGACTGGTATGCAGAACTGGAATTGGTGGCAGAAGAAATGAAGAAGCAGAATATGCTTTAA
- a CDS encoding PQQ-like beta-propeller repeat protein, producing the protein MKTHRILTLACLILMASISYAQSETVIVGKKTGGTDLKAQCYTFPQRVETFSISDKGDYLCISFRETTKSGKYLKNKGEIGFYDTKSSQLLWKQPIDFSKSRVTCLSEGVLISEIGSKISLLSKETGAKKWEADLFPVYVDDSLGLVLGYNSPTSNKLRAVSLKFGNYLWENKIPHQYGWNEVLDLEQNKRLIVADALHKLDFMTGELLTYPGKPGAHDTKAALLQGLAAVAVGVAGGVATGGAYYYSYVPIANNTITGLTSNILSQDSLYYWADRQHISCMDTAFNVVWQTEFPDVKASRSQLFVQDGKLFMLNYGYGLREGASRKKYGRPFIACYNLLNGEEIFFNQLSVKKDMIEDALRTEDALYMLFDDGMAYQELMDSVVNIVPWDTKQRGKLEAILPGTFYAANKDTTAFQSLAYNGEHCLVYNDQGVIYEVDKNLNISKTYERERIYSPSIQLKDYLCIGNRGDYWFIHEMGMPVAHLQTDFKKGQVIGNKLLLLNYENQFLFIDLDEAIE; encoded by the coding sequence ATGAAAACACACAGGATTTTAACGCTTGCATGCCTGATTCTCATGGCATCAATATCTTATGCGCAATCCGAAACCGTCATTGTAGGAAAGAAGACAGGCGGAACAGACCTGAAAGCACAGTGCTACACATTTCCTCAACGAGTGGAAACTTTTTCAATAAGCGATAAAGGAGATTACCTCTGTATCAGCTTCCGGGAAACGACTAAAAGCGGTAAGTACCTGAAGAATAAAGGAGAAATAGGCTTTTATGACACCAAGAGTAGCCAACTTCTATGGAAACAACCCATTGATTTCAGTAAATCAAGAGTAACCTGCCTTTCGGAAGGGGTCTTAATATCTGAAATTGGCAGCAAAATATCATTGCTAAGTAAGGAAACAGGAGCAAAGAAATGGGAAGCTGATTTATTTCCGGTATATGTGGATGATTCACTTGGGTTAGTCTTAGGATATAATTCTCCTACATCCAACAAACTCCGCGCTGTTAGCCTAAAATTCGGTAACTATTTGTGGGAAAACAAAATACCTCACCAATACGGTTGGAACGAAGTTCTCGATCTGGAACAAAATAAACGTCTGATTGTAGCGGATGCATTGCATAAGCTGGATTTCATGACCGGAGAATTACTGACCTATCCGGGAAAACCGGGAGCTCATGATACAAAGGCGGCATTGTTACAGGGATTAGCCGCTGTAGCAGTCGGAGTAGCTGGTGGCGTGGCAACCGGTGGCGCCTATTATTACAGTTATGTTCCCATTGCCAATAATACAATCACCGGATTAACCTCCAATATACTGTCTCAGGATTCACTTTATTACTGGGCAGACCGTCAACATATCTCCTGTATGGACACAGCTTTCAATGTAGTGTGGCAAACAGAGTTTCCTGATGTGAAGGCTTCCCGCTCCCAACTTTTCGTGCAAGATGGCAAGTTATTCATGCTAAATTACGGTTACGGATTACGCGAAGGAGCAAGTCGCAAGAAATATGGACGCCCATTTATAGCCTGTTACAACCTGCTAAACGGAGAAGAAATCTTCTTCAATCAACTAAGCGTAAAGAAAGATATGATTGAAGACGCCCTGCGGACCGAGGACGCACTCTATATGCTGTTCGATGATGGAATGGCTTATCAGGAGCTGATGGACTCCGTCGTAAATATTGTACCTTGGGATACCAAACAACGCGGAAAGCTGGAAGCAATACTGCCCGGTACATTTTATGCAGCCAACAAAGATACAACAGCTTTCCAGTCGCTCGCCTACAATGGGGAACATTGCCTGGTATATAATGATCAGGGAGTTATCTACGAGGTAGACAAGAACTTGAATATTAGTAAGACCTACGAACGGGAACGTATCTACAGCCCCAGTATCCAACTAAAAGATTATTTATGTATCGGCAATCGTGGAGACTATTGGTTCATTCATGAAATGGGAATGCCTGTAGCCCATCTTCAAACAGATTTCAAGAAAGGACAAGTGATTGGTAATAAGTTGCTGCTACTTAATTATGAAAACCAATTCCTGTTTATCGATCTGGATGAAGCGATAGAATAA
- a CDS encoding tetratricopeptide repeat protein produces the protein MKKALYLILAVLPLTVTPLQAQDINQAKTLVEQAQNALFSNPKQASYYAAQAAALFPEDQPNEICTQAMILHSQAEQLLGNFDLSIKNLYDAQRYINPANKRQTAQLYSLMGRVYSKLGDYNKGIELNDKATSIFKSLGDSASVAGCYNERGVMHYLLDEFVVAEKFLQRALTINRAQRNLKEIATNLNNLCLYQGDTEKKLSLIQEAIAINKNLDAQWSLGENYNNMGKQYYFGEQYSKALEALQKAYEYAHNIGAKELICDNYEYSSWVYAAIGDYKQAYTRLSQMYALSKELQSSNKLRNIEQEISYKRYQDQKYATEMQEQTYKIELLKRNLWFLGSVLVLGLAFSIFLYKWYKRRKGLQLIEARYQLELSQRELSELKLHQQELELQNIQNALDSSQQEVTSFAVFLRSRNELLDKIREMIKEGYKMDNQALIPHLKKVNAYISQYQSGDKTNNALLLNIEDKSKEFIERLTKEHPNLTQGEKYLATMLRVNLSTKEISMISGNSPKTINMNRYRLRKALNLPTEKDLVEYLQNY, from the coding sequence ATGAAGAAAGCTCTGTATCTAATACTTGCAGTTCTCCCGCTAACTGTAACTCCTTTACAAGCCCAAGATATAAACCAAGCCAAGACTTTAGTTGAACAAGCTCAAAATGCTCTGTTCAGTAATCCTAAACAGGCTTCTTACTATGCGGCACAAGCTGCCGCTCTATTTCCCGAAGACCAGCCTAATGAGATTTGTACACAAGCCATGATTCTTCACAGTCAGGCAGAACAGCTACTGGGTAACTTCGACTTAAGTATCAAAAATTTATATGATGCACAGAGATATATCAACCCTGCAAACAAAAGGCAAACAGCTCAACTCTATTCCCTCATGGGACGCGTATACAGCAAGTTGGGCGATTATAACAAAGGCATCGAACTAAATGACAAAGCCACTTCCATTTTCAAATCCTTAGGGGATTCGGCTTCGGTGGCCGGATGCTATAATGAGCGCGGAGTCATGCATTATCTACTTGATGAATTTGTGGTAGCTGAAAAATTTCTTCAACGGGCACTGACAATCAACCGTGCCCAACGAAACTTAAAGGAAATAGCTACCAATCTGAATAATCTATGCCTATATCAGGGAGATACGGAAAAGAAACTCTCCCTTATTCAAGAAGCAATTGCCATCAACAAGAATCTGGATGCCCAATGGTCACTGGGTGAAAACTATAACAATATGGGCAAACAGTATTATTTCGGCGAACAATACTCCAAAGCCCTGGAAGCTTTGCAGAAAGCCTATGAATACGCCCATAACATCGGTGCCAAAGAGCTGATTTGTGATAATTATGAATATTCATCGTGGGTATATGCCGCCATAGGTGACTATAAACAGGCTTACACCCGCCTCAGCCAGATGTATGCTTTGAGTAAAGAGCTGCAAAGCAGCAACAAGCTGCGCAACATTGAGCAGGAAATCTCTTATAAAAGATATCAAGACCAGAAATATGCTACTGAGATGCAGGAGCAAACCTATAAGATTGAACTACTGAAACGTAATTTATGGTTTTTGGGTAGCGTGCTCGTACTTGGATTAGCTTTCAGCATCTTCTTATATAAATGGTATAAGCGCAGAAAAGGCCTTCAACTGATAGAGGCCCGCTACCAACTGGAGTTGTCGCAACGCGAGTTATCCGAACTGAAACTGCACCAACAAGAGTTGGAACTACAGAATATACAGAATGCACTGGACAGTAGCCAGCAAGAAGTAACCAGCTTTGCCGTCTTCCTGAGAAGCCGCAATGAATTGCTGGACAAAATACGCGAAATGATTAAGGAAGGGTACAAAATGGATAATCAAGCACTTATCCCCCACCTGAAAAAAGTGAATGCCTATATCAGTCAATACCAAAGCGGAGACAAGACCAATAATGCGTTACTGTTGAATATCGAAGACAAGAGTAAAGAATTCATTGAAAGGCTCACAAAAGAACATCCCAACTTGACACAAGGAGAAAAATATCTGGCAACCATGCTGCGCGTCAATCTTTCAACGAAAGAAATTTCCATGATTAGCGGGAATAGTCCTAAAACAATTAATATGAATCGCTACAGATTGCGTAAGGCTTTGAACTTACCAACAGAAAAAGACCTGGTGGAATACTTGCAAAACTACTAA
- a CDS encoding magnesium transporter CorA family protein, whose amino-acid sequence MRTYLYSEAGFIEKPQWMPNSWVNVECPDDNDFDFLTQELKVPESFLEDIADADERPRTETEGNWLLTILRIPMQSSQHGIPFITVPIGIITNNEIIVSVCYHKTELISDFIQHTRRKGIVVNNKLDLILRMIYSSAVWFLKYLKQINNDVANAEKELEKSIRNEDLLRLMKLQKTLVYFNTSIRGNEVMIGRLKNIFQDTDYLDMELLEDVIIELKQAYNTVNIYSDILTGTMDAFASIISNNVNAIMKRMTSLSITLMIPTLIASFYGMNVDIHLDGFPYAFIFIILISVILSAGTFIWFRKIKWF is encoded by the coding sequence ATGAGAACGTATCTTTACTCTGAAGCCGGCTTTATAGAAAAGCCACAATGGATGCCCAATAGCTGGGTAAATGTTGAATGCCCTGATGACAATGACTTTGACTTTCTCACACAGGAACTGAAAGTTCCCGAATCATTTTTAGAAGATATCGCTGATGCGGACGAACGTCCGCGTACAGAAACAGAAGGTAATTGGTTACTGACTATTCTGCGCATCCCGATGCAGAGCAGCCAGCATGGTATTCCTTTTATCACTGTGCCCATAGGCATCATTACCAATAATGAAATTATCGTATCGGTATGTTATCATAAGACCGAACTTATCTCTGATTTCATCCAGCATACACGTCGCAAAGGTATCGTAGTCAACAATAAACTGGATTTAATCCTACGGATGATTTACTCTTCCGCAGTTTGGTTTTTGAAGTACCTGAAGCAAATTAATAATGACGTTGCCAATGCGGAAAAAGAACTGGAAAAGAGTATCCGCAATGAAGACTTGCTTCGCCTGATGAAGTTACAGAAGACTCTTGTCTACTTCAATACCTCCATCCGTGGTAATGAAGTGATGATCGGTCGCCTGAAGAATATCTTTCAGGACACCGATTATCTGGATATGGAACTATTGGAAGATGTAATCATCGAATTAAAACAGGCATACAATACTGTAAATATCTATAGTGATATCCTTACAGGAACAATGGATGCTTTTGCTTCTATTATTTCCAATAATGTCAACGCCATCATGAAACGTATGACGAGTCTCTCCATCACGCTTATGATACCCACACTGATAGCCAGTTTCTATGGTATGAATGTGGATATTCATCTGGATGGTTTCCCGTATGCTTTCATATTCATTATCTTAATCTCTGTAATCCTATCGGCAGGTACATTTATCTGGTTCAGAAAGATCAAGTGGTTCTAA
- a CDS encoding ribonuclease HII, with protein sequence MLLPYLNKDLIEAGCDEAGRGCLAGAVYAAAVILPKDFKNELLNDSKQLTEHQRYALREVIEKEALAWAVGIVSPEEIDKINILNASFLAMHRAVDQLKMRPQHLLIDGNRFKKYQDLPHTTVVKGDGKYLSIAAASILAKTYRDDYMNRLHEEYPYYDWNHNKGYPTKKHRATIAERGTTPYHRMTFNLLGDGQLALDFK encoded by the coding sequence ATGCTATTGCCTTATTTGAATAAAGATTTGATAGAAGCCGGTTGTGATGAGGCTGGCCGTGGTTGTCTGGCAGGAGCTGTGTATGCCGCTGCCGTGATTCTTCCCAAAGATTTCAAGAACGAATTACTGAATGACTCCAAGCAACTGACGGAGCACCAGCGTTATGCTTTGCGTGAAGTGATTGAGAAAGAAGCGCTTGCTTGGGCTGTCGGCATCGTATCTCCCGAAGAGATTGACAAGATAAATATCCTGAACGCCTCGTTCCTTGCCATGCATCGTGCGGTGGACCAGTTGAAGATGCGTCCGCAGCATCTTCTGATTGACGGCAACCGCTTCAAGAAATATCAGGACCTGCCGCATACAACGGTAGTCAAGGGTGACGGCAAATATCTGTCTATCGCTGCCGCCTCCATTCTTGCCAAAACCTACCGTGACGACTATATGAACCGCCTGCACGAAGAATACCCTTATTATGACTGGAACCATAACAAAGGCTATCCCACCAAGAAGCACCGTGCTACCATTGCCGAACGTGGAACTACTCCCTATCACCGCATGACATTCAATCTGCTGGGCGACGGGCAGTTAGCACTTGATTTCAAGTAA